Below is a genomic region from Aurantimonas sp. HBX-1.
CCGGATTCGAACTTCAGCCGCGAGAACACCCCGGCGCCGCGTATGGCGGCGATGACTTCCTTGTAGCCGCCGACCTCGCCCTCGCTGGCCGACAGGATCTCGACCTTCCAGCCGTGCAGTTCGGCATAGCGCTGGTACATGCGGAACAGGTCGCCGGCGAACAGCCCGGCCTCCGAGCCGCCGGTGCCGGCGCGGATCTCGAGGATCGCGCCCTTCTCGTCGGCCGCGTCCCTCGGCAGGAGCAGGATGCGGATCTCGTCGGTCAGCCGCTCGAGCTCGGCGCGCAGGTTGTCGATCTCCATCTCGGCGAGTTCGCGCATCTCGCGGTCGGCCGAGGGATCGTCGCGCAGCGCGCGCGAGCCGGCGAGCTCGCCCTCCAGCTTGCGGTAGGACCGGATCGCCGCCACCACCGGCTCCAGCCCGGCATATTCGGCGGCCAGCCCGGCATAGACGCCGTGTTCCGGGCTCTTGGCCATCTCGTTCTCGAGATAGCGGAACCGGGACAGGATTTCGTCGAGTTTCGCGTTCGGCAAGGTCGCCATGGGATCCTGACATGCTCG
It encodes:
- the prfA gene encoding peptide chain release factor 1, with the protein product MATLPNAKLDEILSRFRYLENEMAKSPEHGVYAGLAAEYAGLEPVVAAIRSYRKLEGELAGSRALRDDPSADREMRELAEMEIDNLRAELERLTDEIRILLLPRDAADEKGAILEIRAGTGGSEAGLFAGDLFRMYQRYAELHGWKVEILSASEGEVGGYKEVIAAIRGAGVFSRLKFESGVHRVQRVPETESGGRIHTSAATVAVLPEAEDIDVEVRAEDIRIDTMRASGAGGQHVNTTDSAVRITHIPSGIVVTSSEKSQHQNRARAMQVLKARLFDMERQRADDERSAARKSQVGSGDRSERIRTYNFPQGRVTDHRINLTLYKLDRVIEGEMDELVEALVADHQAQLLAAVGADA